In the Enterobacter cloacae subsp. cloacae ATCC 13047 genome, CATGATGCCGAACTTCACGCCACCGGCGTAATCCATCTGCGCGCTGATGATGTTGTTGTTCACATTGAAGCGGCGCGCGGTTTCGGAAAGCAGCGGGGCATCAACGGACTGACCGGTGAACTCCATTCGCAGCATCGGGACGCTGTCCGTCGTGGGTTCGGTTTTCAAACGTTCCAGATAATCTTCCGGAATATCCAGATGCAGTGTGGACTGAATAAATTGCTGCGCCAGCGGGGTCTTAGGATGTGAAAACACTTCACTTACCGTGTCCTGCTCAATCAGTTCACCGTTGCTGATCACGGCAACACAGTCACAGATGCGTTTCACGACATCCATCTCGTGGGTAATAAGGAGGATCGTCAGGCCGAGACGACGGTTAATGTCTTTCAGCAGTTCCAGAATAGAACGGGTGGTGGCCGGGTCTAATGCGCTGGTGGCTTCATCGCACAGCAGCACTTTGGGATTGCTTGCCAGCGCACGGGCAATGGCTACACGCTGTTTTTGTCCGCCAGACAGATTAGCCGGGTAGCTATCATGTTTATCATCCAGACCCACGAGATCCAGCAGCTCGGTTACGCGACGCTTAACCTCATCTTTAGGCGTGTTGTCGAGCTCCAGCGGTAAGGCGACGTTGCCGAACACCGTGCGTGACGCCAGCAGGTTAAAGTGCTGGAAGATCATGCCAATCTGGCGACGCGCTTTGGTCAGTTCTTTTTCTGAGAGCGCGGTCAGTTCTTGTCCGCCAACTTCTACGCTGCCCTGGGTTGGGCGCTCAAGCAGGTTAACACAACGGATCAGTGTACTTTTACCTGCACCCGATGCGCCAATGACGCCATAAATCTGACCAGCAGGAACATGCAGGCTGACATTGTTCAGCGCCTGAATGGTTCGGTTCCCCTGCTGGAACACTTTGGTGATATTGGAAAGTTTAATCATTAGATTATTTTTATCGTATGTAAGTTAGCCGTGGCATTTTCGTCTGCCAGATACGGGTGATGCCCGTAAACAAAACGGATGTTAAGGCATCCAGACGTCTAAATCAATCCAACTCTGTGCGATGAGCACTTTATTGCGCTGCGATTCATGAGATACTAGCTGAACACGCCTTTTTCAGGAGCAAACCGGTGGCAAAATCAGTACCCGCAATTTTTCTCGATCGTGATGGCACTATTAATGTGGATCACGGTTATGTTCACGAGATTGATGAGTTCGAATTTATCGAAGGCGTTATCGATGCCATGCGCCAGCTAAAAGAGATGGGCTATGCGCTGGTGGTTGTCACCAACCAGTCTGGTATTGCGCGTGGCAAATTTACCGAAGCGCAATTCGAAACGCTGACGGAATGGATGGACTGGTCTCTTGCCGACCGCGGTGTTGATCTTGATGGCATCTATTATTGTCCTCATCACCCGCAGGGAACGGTAGAAGAGTATCGCCAGACCTGTGATTGCCGTAAGCCGCACCCGGGGATGTTTATCTCGGCGCAGGAATTTCTGCATATTGATATGGCCGCTTCTTATATGGTGGGCGATAAAATGGAAGATATGCAGGCGGCAACCGCGGCGGGTGTGGGTACCAAAGTATTAGTTCGCACCGGCAAACCCGTGACGCCAGAAGCAGAGACTGCAGCGGATTGGGTGATTAATAGCCTGGCCGATCTGCCTGAAGCGATCAAAAAGCACCAAAAATAGGCTTTTTGGCGAAAAGATGAGCGGTTGAAATAAAAATGCATATTTCCGCTTGTCATTCCCCGGAGGCCCCCTATAATGCGCCTCCATCGACACGGCGGATGTGAATCACTCCACAAACAGCCCGGTCGGTTGAAGAGAAAAAATCCTGAAATTCAGGGTTGACTCTGAAAGAGGAAGGCGTAATATACGCCACCTCGCGACAGAGCGCTGAAGCGCGTCGCAACTGCTCTTTAACAATTTATCAGACAATCTGTGTGGGCACTCAAAGTGACATGGATTCTTAACGTCCTCGGACGAAAAATGAATACCAAGTCTCAACGAGTGAACACGTAATTCATTACGAAGTTTAATTCATTGAGCATCAAACTTTTAAATTGAAGAGTTTGATCATGGCTCAGATTGAACGCTGGCGGCAGGCCTAACACATGCAAGTCGAACGGTAGCACAGAGAGCTTGCTCTCGGGTGACGAGTGGCGGACGGGTGAGTAATGTCTGGGAAACTGCCTGATGGAGGGGGATAACTACTGGAAACGGTAGCTAATACCGCATAACGTCGCAAGACCAAAGAGGGGGACCTTCGGGCCTCTTGCCATCAGATGTGCCCAGATGGGATTAGCTAGTAGGTGGGGTAACGGCTCACCTAGGCGACGATCCCTAGCTGGTCTGAGAGGATGACCAGCCACACTGGAACTGAGACACGGTCCAGACTCCTACGGGAGGCAGCAGTGGGGAATATTGCACAATGGGCGCAAGCCTGATGCAGCCATGCCGCGTGTATGAAGAAGGCCTTCGGGTTGTAAAGTACTTTCAGCGGGGAGGAAGGTGTTGTGGTTAATAACCGCAGCAATTGACGTTACCCGCAGAAGAAGCACCGGCTAACTCCGTGCCAGCAGCCGCGGTAATACGGAGGGTGCAAGCGTTAATCGGAATTACTGGGCGTAAAGCGCACGCAGGCGGTCTGTCAAGTCGGATGTGAAATCCCCGGGCTCAACCTGGGAACTGCATTCGAAACTGGCAGGCTGGAGTCTTGTAGAGGGGGGTAGAATTCCAGGTGTAGCGGTGAAATGCGTAGAGATCTGGAGGAATACCGGTGGCGAAGGCGGCCCCCTGGACAAAGACTGACGCTCAGGTGCGAAAGCGTGGGGAGCAAACAGGATTAGATACCCTGGTAGTCCACGCCGTAAACGATGTCGATTTGGAGGTTGTGCCCTTGAGGCGTGGCTTCCGGAGCTAACGCGTTAAATCGACCGCCTGGGGAGTACGGCCGCAAGGTTAAAACTCAAATGAATTGACGGGGGCCCGCACAAGCGGTGGAGCATGTGGTTTAATTCGATGCAACGCGAAGAACCTTACCTGGTCTTGACATCCACAGAACTTTCCAGAGATGGATTGGTGCCTTCGGGAACTGTGAGACAGGTGCTGCATGGCTGTCGTCAGCTCGTGTTGTGAAATGTTGGGTTAAGTCCCGCAACGAGCGCAACCCTTATCCTTTGTTGCCAGCGGTCCGGCCGGGAACTCAAAGGAGACTGCCAGTGATAAACTGGAGGAAGGTGGGGATGACGTCAAGTCATCATGGCCCTTACGACCAGGGCTACACACGTGCTACAATGGCGCATACAAAGAGAAGCGACCTCGCGAGAGCAAGCGGACCTCATAAAGTGCGTCGTAGTCCGGATTGGAGTCTGCAACTCGACTCCATGAAGTCGGAATCGCTAGTAATCGTAGATCAGAATGCTACGGTGAATACGTTCCCGGGCCTTGTACACACCGCCCGTCACACCATGGGAGTGGGTTGCAAAAGAAGTAGGTAGCTTAACCTTCGGGAGGGCGCTTACCACTTTGTGATTCATGACTGGGGTGAAGTCGTAACAAGGTAACCGTAGGGGAACCTGCGGTTGGATCACCTCCTTACCTTAAAGAACCTGCCTTTGTAGTGCTCACACAGATTGTCTGATGAAAAACAGCAGTAAAAACCTCTACAGGCTTGTAGCTCAGGTGGTTAGAGCGCACCCCTGATAAGGGTGAGGTCGGTGGTTCAAGTCCACTCAGGCCTACCAAATTTGCACAGCAAATTTGAAGAGGTTGCAAACGATGGGGCTATAGCTCAGCTGGGAGAGCGCCTGCTTTGCACGCAGGAGGTCTGCGGTTCGATCCCGCATAGCTCCACCATCTTTTACTGCGAACACAAGAAAACTTCAGAGTGAACCTGAAAAGGTGCACTGCGAAGCTTTGCTCTTTAAAAATCTGGATCAAGCTGAAAATTGAAACGACACATCTTTAATGGTGTGTTCGAGTCTCTCAAATTTTCGCAATCAGAAGTGAAACATCTTCGGGTTGTGAGGTTAAGCGACTAAGCGTACACGGTGGATGCCCTGGCAGTCAGAGGCGATGAAGGACGTGCTAATCTGCAAAAAGCGCCGGCGAGGTGATATGAACCCTTGACCCGGCGATGTCCGAATGGGGAAACCCAGTGTGATTCGTCACACTATCGTTAACTGAATACATAGGTTAACGAGGCGAACCGGGGGAACTGAAACATCTAAGTACCCCGAGGAAAAGAAATCAACCGAGATTCCCCCAGTAGCGGCGAGCGAACGGGGAGCAGCCCAGAGTCTGAATCAGCTTGTGTGTTAGTGGAAGCGTCTGGAAAGTCGCACGGTACAGGGTGAAAGTCCCGTACACGAAAACACACAGGCTGTGAACTCGAAGAGTAGGGCGGGACACGTGGTATCCTGTCTGAATATGGGGGGACCATCCTCCAAGGCTAAATACTCCTGACTGACCGATAGTGAACCAGTACCGTGAGGGAAAGGCGAAAAGAACCCCGGCGAGGGGAGTGAAAAAGAACCTGAAACCGTGTACGTACAAGCAGTGGGAGCACCTTCGTGGTGTGACTGCGTACCTTTTGTATAATGGGTCAGCGACTTATATTCTGTAGCAAGGTTAACCGTATAGGGGAGCCGAAGGGAAACCGAGTCTTAACTGGGCGTTAAGTTGCAGGGTATAGACCCGAAACCCGGTGATCTAGCCATGGGCAGGTTGAAGGTTGGGTAACACTAACTGGAGGACCGAACCGACTAATGTTGAAAAATTAGCGGATGACCTGTGGCTGGGGGTGAAAGGCCAATCAAACCGGGAGATAGCTGGTTCTCCCCGAAAGCTATTTAGGTAGCGCCTCGTGAACTCATCTTCGGGGGTAGAGCACTGTTTCGGCTAGGGGGCCATCCCGGCTTACCAACCCGATGCAAACTACGAATACCGAAGAATGTTATCACGGGAGACACACGGCGGGTGCTAACGTCCGTCGTGAAGAGGGAAACAACCCAGACCGCCAGCTAAGGTCCCAAAGTCATGGTTAAGTGGGAAACGATGTGGGAAGGCCCAGACAGCCAGGATGTTGGCTTAGAAGCAGCCATCATTTAAAGAAAGCGTAATAGCTCACTGGTCGAGTCGGCCTGCGCGGAAGATGTAACGGGGCTAAACCATGCACCGAAGCTGCGGCAGCGACGCTTATGCGTTGTTGGGTAGGGGAGCGTTCTGTAAGCCGTTGAAGGTGGCCTGTGAGGGTTGCTGGAGGTATCAGAAGTGCGAATGCTGACATAAGTAACGATAAAGCGGGTGAAAAGCCCGCTCGCCGGAAGACCAAGGGTTCCTGTCCAACGTTAATCGGGGCAGGGTGAGTCGACCCCTAAGGCGAGGCCGAAAGGCGTAGTCGATGGGAAACAGGTTAATATTCCTGTACTTGGTGTTACTGCGAAGGGGGGACGGAGAAGGCTATGTTAGCCGGGCGACGGTTGTCCCGGTTTAAGCATGTAGGCGGAGGTTCCAGGTAAATCCGGTACCTTTTAACGCTGAGGTGTGATGACGAGGCACTACGGTGCTGAAGTAACAAATGCCCTGCTTCCAGGAAAAGCCTCTAAGCATCAGGTAACACGAAATCGTACCCCAAACCGACACAGGTGGTCAGGTAGAGAATACCAAGGCGCTTGAGAGAACTCGGGTGAAGGAACTAGGCAAAATGGTGCCGTAACTTCGGGAGAAGGCACGCTGATATGTAGGTGAAGCCCCTGCGGGTGGAGCTGAAATCAGTCGAAGATACCAGCTGGCTGCAACTGTTTATTAAAAACACAGCACTGTGCAAACACGAAAGTGGACGTATACGGTGTGACGCCTGCCCGGTGCCGGAAGGTTAATTGATGGGGTTAGCGGCAACGCGAAGCTCTTGATCGAAGCCCCGGTAAACGGCGGCCGTAACTATAACGGTCCTAAGGTAGCGAAATTCCTTGTCGGGTAAGTTCCGACCTGCACGAATGGCGTAATGATGGCCA is a window encoding:
- the metN gene encoding methionine ABC transporter ATP-binding protein MetN, with the translated sequence MIKLSNITKVFQQGNRTIQALNNVSLHVPAGQIYGVIGASGAGKSTLIRCVNLLERPTQGSVEVGGQELTALSEKELTKARRQIGMIFQHFNLLASRTVFGNVALPLELDNTPKDEVKRRVTELLDLVGLDDKHDSYPANLSGGQKQRVAIARALASNPKVLLCDEATSALDPATTRSILELLKDINRRLGLTILLITHEMDVVKRICDCVAVISNGELIEQDTVSEVFSHPKTPLAQQFIQSTLHLDIPEDYLERLKTEPTTDSVPMLRMEFTGQSVDAPLLSETARRFNVNNNIISAQMDYAGGVKFGIMLTEMHGTQEETQAAIAWLQEHHVKIEVLGYV
- the gmhB gene encoding D-glycero-beta-D-manno-heptose 1,7-bisphosphate 7-phosphatase, whose protein sequence is MAKSVPAIFLDRDGTINVDHGYVHEIDEFEFIEGVIDAMRQLKEMGYALVVVTNQSGIARGKFTEAQFETLTEWMDWSLADRGVDLDGIYYCPHHPQGTVEEYRQTCDCRKPHPGMFISAQEFLHIDMAASYMVGDKMEDMQAATAAGVGTKVLVRTGKPVTPEAETAADWVINSLADLPEAIKKHQK